One Patescibacteria group bacterium genomic region harbors:
- a CDS encoding 50S ribosomal protein L11 methyltransferase, whose translation MVDFLIFLGFAFMISLFYFFVAGFFRSPFVPSNRKTIAKMLLVAKIRPGEKVVDLGCGDGRIVFRAEKFFGANAEGYEISVFVWLLAQANRWLKSTKAKIYRRNFFTADLSQADVVFCYLLPEVMLKLSPKFKKELKPGARIISASFSLPGFEPQKIYPAEARAAKIFIYEQGLEA comes from the coding sequence ATGGTGGATTTCCTGATTTTTCTCGGTTTTGCCTTTATGATTTCCCTGTTTTATTTTTTTGTTGCGGGATTTTTTCGTTCACCCTTCGTGCCGTCGAATCGCAAGACGATTGCCAAAATGCTGTTGGTTGCGAAAATTCGTCCTGGTGAAAAAGTCGTCGATCTCGGTTGCGGTGATGGTCGCATCGTTTTTCGGGCGGAAAAATTTTTTGGCGCGAATGCGGAAGGTTACGAAATCTCAGTTTTTGTGTGGTTGCTGGCGCAGGCGAATCGCTGGCTCAAAAGCACTAAGGCGAAAATTTACCGCCGCAATTTTTTCACCGCAGATTTGTCGCAAGCCGATGTGGTTTTCTGCTACCTCTTGCCTGAGGTGATGCTGAAGCTTTCCCCCAAATTTAAAAAAGAATTGAAGCCAGGCGCGCGAATAATTTCTGCGAGTTTCAGTCTGCCGGGCTTCGAGCCGCAGAAAATTTATCCGGCGGAGGCGCGCGCTGCCAAGATTTTTATCTACGAGCAGGGCTTGGAGGCTTGA